One genomic window of Gossypium hirsutum isolate 1008001.06 chromosome D11, Gossypium_hirsutum_v2.1, whole genome shotgun sequence includes the following:
- the LOC107913555 gene encoding protein LYK5, with translation MAVGRLKPCLKFCLPFLLLFFLGFTQAQQGYVNNLQLACEDPTKDNNISRGFSCNGEQRSCQSYITFRSEPPFYNTAVSIAYLLDAQATQISSLNNLSADVSSITPKSMVVVPVNCSCSGTVNDSYYQHNASYTMKFDYETYFSISNDTYQGLTTCQAMKAQNPIDYRNLEVGNKLVVPIRCACPTHNQIRAGAKYLLSYIVTWGDSISSIAETFGADEKGVLEANELSEDDIIFPFTPVLVPLSEEPSMIKPPQSSPPPASVPQIPTSPVGESDSKSSKKWVFIGVGVGIGSLLLLGLAGFLFCFFRRQRQAHKARPIATASPPPMPPFNLKPFSDSTNYTPNSWSVSISSQGVRHAIESLTRYKFEDLKAATGNFSESNRIKGSVFRGSFQGDDAAVKVMKGDVSSEINLLKKINHTNIIRLSGFCVHEGNTYLVYEYADKGSVSDLLHSNKFQSSFTLSWKQRVQIAYDVADALNYLHNYINPPYIHKNLKSSNILLDVNFRAKVTNFGLARTIEDNDEGGLQLTRHVVGTKGYMAPEYIENGVITPKLDVFALGVIILELLSGEDAANAEKNGGEELLSASIRVVLEGDNVREKLKNFIDPSLGPEYPLDLAFSMAQLAKICVAHDLNARPSMADVLVTLSKILSSSLDWDPSSEFERSTSLTSAR, from the coding sequence ATGGCAGTTGGAAGATTGAAACCTTGTCTAAAATTTTGTCTTCCTTTCTTGTTGCTGTTCTTCCTTGGGTTCACTCAAGCTCAACAAGGGTATGTAAATAATCTGCAGCTTGCCTGTGAAGATCCAACCAAAGACAACAACATAAGCAGAGGGTTTTCATGTAACGGTGAGCAAAGATCATGTCAGTCTTACATCACTTTCCGGTCGGAGCCACCTTTTTACAACACTGCTGTCTCCATAGCATACTTGTTAGACGCTCAAGCAACCCAGATTTCATCTCTAAACAACCTTTCAGCTGATGTTTCTTCAATTACCCCCAAGTCAATGGTGGTTGTTCCGGTCAACTGTTCCTGTTCCGGCACCGTCAATGACAGCTATTACCAGCATAATGCTTCTTACACTATGAAGTTTGATTACGAGACTTACTTTTCCATTTCTAATGATACTTATCAGGGTCTTACAACTTGTCAGGCAATGAAAGCTCAAAACCCCATTGATTATAGGAATCTAGAAGTGGGTAATAAACTTGTGGTTCCTATTAGATGTGCTTGTCCTACTCATAATCAAATTCGAGCTGGTGCTAAATACTTGCTTTCTTATATTGTTACTTGGGGTGATTCCATTTCTTCTATTGCTGAGACTTTTGGTGCTGATGAGAAGGGTGTATTGGAGGCCAATGAGTTATCTGAGGATGATATCATATTCCCATTTACACCTGTTTTGGTTCCACTTTCTGAAGAGCCTTCCATGATTAAACCGCCTCAAAGCTCCCCACCTCCAGCCTCAGTCCCTCAAATACCAACTTCCCCAGTTGGAGAATCAGATTCCAAGTCTTCTAAGAAATGGGTTTTCATTGGTGTTGGTGTTGGAATCGGTTCCCTTCTCCTTCTTGGCCTAGCAgggttcttgttctgtttcttcagACGTCAACGCCAAGCTCACAAGGCCAGGCCAATAGCTACTGCTTCACCACCACCAATGCCACCATTCAATCTGAAACCTTTCTCGGATTCAACAAATTACACTCCAAACTCCTGGTCTGTTTCAATATCTTCCCAAGGGGTTCGTCATGCAATCGAATCCTTAACTCGTTACAAGTTCGAGGACTTGAAAGCTGCTACAGGGAACTTCAGTGAATCCAACAGGATTAAGGGGTCAGTTTTTCGAGGTTCTTTCCAAGGTGATGATGCTGCTGTGAAAGTAATGAAAGGGGATGTTTCTTCAGAGATCAATTTATTGAAGAAGATCAATCACACCAACATTATAAGGCTTTCAGGTTTTTGTGTACATGAAGGAAACACATACCTTGTCTATGAGTACGCAGATAAAGGCTCAGTCAGTGATTTGCTTCACTCCAACAAGTTCCAATCTTCATTTACTCTTTCTTGGAAGCAAAGAGTTCAGATTGCATACGATGTAGCTGATGCACTCAACTATTTGCATAACTATATAAATCCTCCTTATATTCATAAGAATTTGAAGAGCAGTAACATTCTCTTGGATGTTAACTTTAGAGCCAAAGTCACCAACTTCGGGTTGGCAAGAACTATTGAGGACAACGATGAAGGTGGATTGCAGTTGACAAGACATGTGGTTGGGACTAAAGGTTATATGGCTCCTGAGTACATTGAAAATGGTGTGATCACGCCTAAGCTCGATGTTTTCGCATTGGGGGTTATTATATTGGAGCTTTTATCAGGGGAAGATGCTGCAAATGCTGAAAAGAATGGTGGAGAAGAGCTGTTATCTGCATCTATCAGAGTGGTGCTTGAAGGGGATAATGTGAGAGAGAAGCTCAAGAACTTCATCGATCCTTCTCTTGGGCCTGAATATCCCCTGGATTTGGCTTTTTCCATGGCTCAACTGGCTAAAATCTGCGTTGCTCATGATCTCAATGCTCGTCCTTCCATGGCTGACGTTTTGGTCACCTTGTCTAAGATTCTATCATCTTCATTGGATTGGGATCCTTCTAGTGAGTTTGAACGTTCCACATCTCTAACCAGTGCGAGGTAG
- the LOC107913556 gene encoding uncharacterized protein — translation MGQVLDKFHGKEWKKKQIRKISDKVYERITVQSGSATLTFENLYIAVLLVYNDINKLLPGPHFDPPSKELVRSMMQECDFNLDGELDHEEFVEFIQRLTTDTLIVVSQGLIVTLVVAPTVAMTTKKATEGVPGVGKVVQKLPNSIYASLVTLAIVLFQTSREEV, via the exons ATGGGACAAGTCTTAGACAAATTTCACG GGAAGGAGTGGAAAAAGAAACAGATTAGGAAAATAAGTGACAAGGTCTATGAGCGTATCACAGTTCAATCAGGAAGCGCTACTTTAACTTTTGAAAACCTATATATTGCTGTCCTACTTGTGTACAA TGATATTAATAAGCTTTTGCCTGGACCACACTTTGATCCACCTTCTAAAGAGCTAGTCAGATCAATGATGCAG GAGTGTGACTTCAACCTTGATGGAGAACTTGACCATGAAGAATTTGTGGAATTCATTCAACGGCTCACGACCGACACATTAATTGTTGTTAGTCAGGGACTGATTGTCACTTTGGTTGTTGCTCCAACTGTTGCCATGACGACAAAGAAGGCTACTGAGGGTGTTCCTGGTGTTGGGAAAGTGGTGCAGAAGTTACCCAATTCGATTTATGCATCCCTTGTGACCCTTGCCATTGTTTTGTTTCAGACTTCGCGTGAAGAGGTTTAG